The following coding sequences lie in one Gadus macrocephalus chromosome 1, ASM3116895v1 genomic window:
- the LOC132459687 gene encoding PGC-1 and ERR-induced regulator in muscle protein 1, with amino-acid sequence MDPLEPGDRVTQGSVTQSGPPSPPPAHGPGARGGVPDDTPCRAAARPIDQNPGLTEAAPPVEDGPRSRGGPPAHHDGGEHSLGGGAGVLSGREGDTHLEALHTFFERHGRLAGPEEPAGPGREGPEERAEVVPEKERSSAGPRARGAALGSAPLPARGETALGTEITQTTGGGININTMKNDRAHSEAGPGAADGSSRAETNKLTNPETELPVKEDMMTTAPHKSRQPRLCRGPCDDFICLGNTPGSARALSSETCRRWPDADHQRPSLNMETLCSVAGVAVDERLQKVNINLLLPGLDTDSPNGNTGRDSPQPDYSRKKKKRKRRCISLLEKRDLRGQLSTEAEVQSARRTGTDPRSSRSHSGVRGGEEPISGSLPSTDVTQTSCLIENPSDYSYPWTPLPDNKHGHLPGHPDGLAFSSASISDRQCNALHCPRAKTISHQAFCTHRLADDNHAPPPADCANVAAHLQAEVPSLQTTSTGLTLTPGSLTLKSVCESSFLSGDERAADHGGTPQQPHEENPSLAARSCINSGAAKANPSSNSISHGGESNALTMEAAQNDEERSHLAAETGFPGGDNLTECPREAQHTQWLEIDGRKTVPLSSSDLPRSTIVMIGPDAQVLTQDLKMGLCSVIVDNPVESHFILDFSKVSPDAENTSPDTQHVETIPEISLCSGNTSTVGIQSPVTHKVTVHFCPPSSFPSEEISSNSSISLEGLLNNRPMATDTSQLTQNHGGHCSTDSSNYEQNIADMSDNTPQVLDTNKRDKAINEAERLDASEYPSELKGPIEGPGTTSETGGDVSDAPDSKNKVFAMSSFWNEMERLTINDILGLRMISVSPLPLSLSPLLQSEEADVNGNADSGYFTPQLDEVTTRSTVTDSEQATVNSAASRHDSLGSLDVLWDGEPLPGMSGAGINPEDTVLTSDSNPRPQLSAGSEERHGRPMLKNTSVYNLHAMNAEQFGRMRNVPTLAAVLPEESELERECLSDVPRPRGDGGTDSTSSSLFSEGTPAESYRISLPAILKCLFGGKQSNPKPPDSEDTGIYCGNTVPETYDQFFSEFDCGSFFDPFDRTEDRPTDRPVPVLSRSRSSSRYLQYPEAFDHFLSSPSSSDGSSESEEDPGDGWGLVRVVTRLSPRTAEPPEASTDIYENFFTDTDLPKNLFWSPTFSLRNIRLSSPVSRTPQSSGPLTPGDQGSVQRRRRVFSSIDALDHHDRLVPEPELDHFEERVYRQLNPFSFDDLQSAASHPPLGGSLVPLRHSDMCLVCIAFASWVLKSADPHVGDAWKAVVLANVSALSAIGYLRKRTRERSRNHAALGRPPLEGPSDSSCTW; translated from the exons ATGGACCCCCTTGAGCCCGGCGACCGCGTCACCCAGGGGAGCGTCACCCAGTCCGGCccgccgtctcccccccccgcccacggccccggggcccgggggggggtccCCGACGACACGCCGTGCAGAGCCGCGGCCCGGCCCATCGATCAGAACCCCGGGCTCACAGAGGCCGCCCCCCCCGTGGAGGACGGGCCCCGGTCCCGCGGAGGACCCCCCGCGCACCACGACGGTGGTGAACACagcctggggggcggggcgggcgtCCTCTCTGGCAGGGAGGGGGACACACACCTGGAGGCCCTCCATACCTTCTTTGAGAGGCATGGGCGTCTCGCCGGCCCCGAGGAGCCCGCCGGGCCCGGCCGAGAGGGACCTGAAGAACGAGCTGAGGTCGTACCTGAGAAGGAGCGGAGCAGCGCCGGGCCGCGGGCCAGGGGGGCGGCGCTGGGGTCGGCCCCTCTCCCTGCCAGGGGGGAGACTGCACTTGGCACAGAGATAACGCAGACGACCGGGGGCGGCATCAACATAAACACAATGAAGAACGACAGGGCCCATTCCGAAGCAGGTCCCGGGGCAGCAGACGGTAGCTCACGTGCAGAGACTAACAAACTGACTAATCCCGAGACAGAGTTACCCGTCAAAGAGGACATGATGACGACCGCCCCACACAAGTCCAGACAGCCCCGTCTGTGTCGGGGGCCCTGCGATGACTTCATCTGTTTAGGAAATACCCCTGGCTCGGCCCGAGCGCTGAGCTCAGAGACGTGTAGACGTTGGCCCGACGCAGATCACCAACGACCAAGCCTTAACATGGAAACGCTCTGTAGCGTTGCAGGGGTGGCAGTCGATGAAAGATTACAAAAAGTGAACATTAATCTTCTGCTACCGGGCCTAGACACAGACTCTCCAAACGGGAACACCGGGAGAGACAGCCCCCAGCCAGACTATagcaggaagaagaagaagagaaagagaagatgtATCTCTCTGCTGGAGAAAAGGGATCTCAGAGGACAGCTGAGCACAGAGGCGGAGGTGCAGAGTGCTCGGAGAACCGGGACAGATCCACGCTCATCAAGGAGCCACAGTGGAGTCCGGGGGGGCGAGGAACCCATTTCAGGTTCACTCCCAAGTACAGATGTAACCCAAACATCTTGTTTGATAGAAAACCCCTCCGATTACAGCTATCCCTGGACTCCCCTGCCTGACAATAAACATGGTCATTTACCAGGTCATCCTGATGGCCTAGCATTCTCCAGTGCTTCTATCAGCGATCGACAGTGCAACGCACTCCACTGCCCCCGAGCGAAGACAATCAGTCACCAAGCCTTCTGCACACACCGTCTGGCTGATGACAATCATGCACCGCCACCGGCTGACTGTGCTAATGTGGCCGCACATTTACAGGCTGAAGTACCTTCGCTGCAGACCACATCGACTGGATTGACTCTAACCCCGGGGTCGTTGACCCTGAAGTCTGTCTGTGAGAGCAGCTTCCTGTCAGGAGACGAGAGAGCTGCTGATCATGGGGGGACTCCCCAGCAGCCCCATGAGGAGAACCCTTCTCTTGCAGCAAGGAGCTGCATCAATAGTGGTGCTGCCAAGGCCAATCCTTCTAGCAACAGCATTTCACATGGTGGAGAATCAAATGCTTTAACGATGGAAGCTGCTCAAAATGATGAAGAAAGGTCACACTTGGCTGCAGAGACGGGATTCCCTGGCGGAGACAACCTTACAGAGTGTCCTAGAGAGGCACAGCATACACAATGGCTGGAAATAGACGGTCGCAAGACGGTTCCACTCAGTAGCTCAGACCTGCCCCGGTCTACCATAGTTATGATTGGTCCTGATGCACAAGTGCTGACCCAAGATTTAAAGATGGGACTCTGTTCAGTTATTGTCGATAATCCAGTTGAAAGTCATTTTATTTTAGACTTCAGTAAAGTGTCGCCTGATGCAGAAAACACATCACCAGATACTCAACATGTTGAGACAATACCGGAGATTAGTTTATGTTCAGGGAATACCTCCACAGTGGGAATTCAATCTCCTGTAACACATAAAGTAACCGTTCATTTTTGTCCCCCAAGCTCTTTTCCTTCTGAGGAAATATCTTCTAATTCTTCAATAAGCTTAGAAGGTTTACTAAATAACAGGCCAATGGCAACTGATACATCTCAGTTAACGCAGAACCATGGGGGTCATTGCAGCACAGATTCATCCAATTATGAGCAGAATATTGCAGATATGTCGGACAATACTCCACAAGTCTTGGATACAAATAAGAGAGACAAAGCTATAAATGAGGCTGAAAGGCTAGATGCGTCAGAATACCCATCAGAACTAAAAGGTCCAATAGAGGGACCTGGCACGACATCTGAAACGGGGGGGGATGTGAGTGACGCACCGGACTCTAAGAACAAAGTGTTCGCCATGTCCTCCTTTTGGAACGAGATGGAGAGGCTAACGATAAACGACATCTTGGGCTTAAGAATGATCTCCGTGAGCCCTCTGCCTCTGTCCCTCTCGCCTCTCCTGCAGAGCGAGGAGGCGGACGTGAATGGCAATGCGGACTCAGGCTACTTCACCCCTCAGCTAGACGAGGTCACAACGCGGTCCACAGTTACTGATTCGGAGCAGGCTACGGTGAACTCTGCGGCTAGCAGACATGATTCATTGGGTTCGCTGGATGTCCTGTGGGATGGGGAGCCTCTCCCTGGGATGTCGGGGGCTGGGATCAACCCTGAGGACACGGTGTTGACCTCTGACTCTAATCCACGACCCCAGCTCTCTGCCGGCAGCGAGGAAAGGCATGGCAGACCCATGTTAAAAAACACAAGCGTGTACAATCTGCACGCTATGAACGCTGAACAGTTCGGCCGGATGCGGAACGTTCCGACTTTGGCAGCAGTTCTTCCGGAGGAGAGCGAGTTGGAGAGGGAATGTTTATCAGACGTACCAAGGCCACGTGGCGACGGCGGCACGGACTCCACGTCCTCATCCTTATTCTCTGAGGGCACGCCAGCAGAGAGCTACCGAATCTCACTCCCAGCTATATTAAAGTGCCTCTTTGGGGGCAAGCAATCAAATCCAAAGCCACCGGATTCAGAAGATACAGGAATCTACTGTGGAAATACCGTCCCGGAGACGTACGATCAATTCTTTTCCGAGTTTGACTGCGGAAGCTTCTTCGACCCTTTCGACCGGACAGAGGATCGACCTACCGACCGGCCGGTGCCcgtcctctctcgctctcgctcctcCAGCAGATACCTCCAGTACCCGGAGGCCTTCGACCACTTCctatcctctccctcctcctccgatGGCTCTTCAGAGTCTGAGGAGGACCCGGGTGACGGCTGGGGTCTGGTACGGGTGGTGACCCGCCTCAGCCCCAGAACCGCCGAGCCTCCGGAGGCCTCCACAGACATTTATGAGAACTTCTTCACAGACACGGACCTTCCTAAGAACCTCTTCTGGAGCCCCACGTTCTCACTCAGGAACATCCGTCTCAGCAGCCCCGTGAGCCGGACCCCGCAGAGCTCcggacctttgacccctggggACCAGGGGAGCGTGCAGAGGCGTCGTCGGGTTTTCTCATCCATCGACGCTCTGGACCACCACGACCGGCTGGTCCCGGAGCCAGAGCTGGACCACTTTGAGGAGAGGGTCTACCGGCAGCTGAACCCGTTCAGCTTTGATGACCTCCAGTCCGCCGCTTCACATCCCC CCCTGGGAGGGTCCCTGGTCCCTCTGAGACACTCAGATATGTGCTTGGTCTGCATTGCCTTCGCCTCGTGGGTGCTGAAGTCCGCTGATCCACATGTAGGAGACGCCTGGAAGGCTG TTGTTCTAGCCAATGTAAGCGCCCTGTCTGCCATTGGATACCTGCGGAAACGCACAAGGGAGCGTTCCAGGAACCATGCTGCTCTGGGTCGGCCCCCCCTGGAAGGACCTAGCG ACTCGTCTTGTACATGGTAA